A section of the Streptomyces sp. NBC_00178 genome encodes:
- a CDS encoding rhomboid family intramembrane serine protease, whose protein sequence is MEKQQPPEGQDGSAAAGGPPTCYRHPDRETGIRCTRCERPICPDCMIGASVGFQCPECVRQGSGTGHHTAAARPRTLAGGGVAADPRLITKILIALNLIVFVVVWARPEFLDDLLLFGRATTDDPSAGYEGVAEGQWYRLVTSMFLHVEVWHIAFNMLGLWWLGGPLEAALGRVRYLALYLLSGLAGGALTYLIAGPAQGSLGASGAVFGLLGATAVLMRRMNYDLRPVVALLVVNLIFTFNPWGRIAWQAHVGGLVAGALIAIAMIHAPRERRNLVQYGACALVLLVVVIVVLARTAALT, encoded by the coding sequence ATGGAGAAGCAGCAGCCGCCGGAAGGCCAGGACGGGTCCGCGGCTGCGGGCGGCCCTCCCACCTGCTACCGGCACCCGGATCGGGAGACCGGGATCCGCTGCACCAGGTGCGAGCGCCCGATCTGCCCGGACTGCATGATCGGGGCATCGGTCGGATTCCAGTGCCCGGAATGTGTCCGCCAGGGCTCCGGGACCGGCCATCACACCGCGGCCGCGCGGCCGCGGACCCTGGCCGGCGGCGGTGTCGCGGCCGACCCGAGGCTGATCACCAAGATTCTGATCGCCCTCAACCTCATCGTCTTCGTCGTGGTCTGGGCGAGGCCGGAGTTCCTCGACGATCTCCTGCTGTTCGGCCGCGCCACCACGGACGACCCGTCCGCCGGGTACGAGGGCGTGGCCGAGGGGCAGTGGTACCGCCTGGTGACGTCGATGTTCCTGCACGTGGAGGTGTGGCACATCGCCTTCAACATGCTGGGGCTGTGGTGGCTCGGAGGCCCTCTGGAAGCGGCACTCGGCCGGGTCCGCTACCTCGCGCTGTACCTGCTCTCCGGGCTCGCGGGCGGCGCGCTCACCTACCTGATCGCAGGCCCCGCACAGGGCTCGCTCGGGGCCTCCGGCGCCGTATTCGGTCTCCTGGGCGCCACGGCGGTGCTCATGCGGCGGATGAACTACGACCTGCGTCCGGTCGTCGCGCTGCTCGTGGTGAACCTGATCTTCACCTTCAACCCGTGGGGCCGGATCGCCTGGCAGGCGCACGTCGGGGGACTCGTCGCCGGAGCCCTGATCGCGATCGCCATGATCCACGCACCGCGCGAGCGCCGGAATCTCGTGCAGTACGGCGCCTGCGCGCTGGTCCTGCTCGTGGTCGTGATCGTCGTCCTGGCGAGGACCGCAGCGCTGACCTGA
- a CDS encoding peptidylprolyl isomerase has product MAEELYATLKTNHGDIAIRLLPNHAPKTVRNFVELATGEREWTDPGTGRKSTDKLYDGTVFHRVISGFMIQGGDPLGNGTGGPGYEFADEFHPDLAFTQPYLLAMANAGPGTNGSQFFVTVSPTAWLTGKHTIFGEVADEAGRKVVDAIAAAPTNPRTDRPLQDVVIESVVVETR; this is encoded by the coding sequence GTGGCCGAGGAGCTTTACGCCACCTTGAAGACCAACCACGGCGACATCGCGATCCGGCTTCTGCCGAACCACGCGCCCAAGACGGTCAGGAACTTCGTCGAGCTCGCCACGGGCGAGCGTGAGTGGACCGACCCGGGGACCGGCCGGAAGTCCACGGACAAGCTGTACGACGGGACCGTCTTCCACCGCGTCATCAGCGGCTTCATGATCCAGGGCGGCGACCCGCTCGGCAACGGAACGGGGGGCCCGGGGTACGAGTTCGCCGACGAGTTCCACCCCGATCTCGCCTTCACCCAGCCCTACCTGCTGGCGATGGCGAACGCGGGGCCGGGCACCAACGGATCGCAGTTCTTCGTCACGGTGTCGCCCACCGCCTGGCTGACCGGCAAGCACACCATCTTCGGCGAGGTCGCCGACGAGGCGGGCAGGAAGGTCGTGGACGCCATCGCGGCCGCTCCGACCAACCCGCGTACCGACCGGCCGCTCCAGGACGTCGTGATCGAGTCGGTCGTCGTCGAGACCCGCTGA
- a CDS encoding DUF5324 family protein: MTRIDSVRAATYSAKDSAQHAAEVVAPYADTAKEQAAHYAQEARARLAPKMSKAAAQARVQYDAYLAPRIEQALTHVPPKVDEAAHKAAVRTRSAARTAADYTVPRVEYAVAASRPMAEEATARSTAALAALRGQVTAKEIHKLVRKHERRAKAGRAAKGLLVLGVLAGGALAAWKWWDKQANPDWLVEPPAPTEVADDRAPLTSVDGSSTSVLDPEVRVKQDEAESGSDRADGRDDNR, translated from the coding sequence GTGACCCGCATCGACAGCGTGCGCGCCGCAACCTACTCGGCGAAGGACAGCGCGCAGCACGCCGCGGAAGTGGTGGCGCCGTACGCCGACACAGCCAAGGAACAGGCCGCGCACTACGCCCAGGAGGCCCGCGCCCGCCTCGCGCCCAAGATGTCGAAGGCAGCCGCGCAGGCCCGCGTCCAGTACGACGCGTACCTCGCGCCTCGCATCGAGCAGGCACTGACCCACGTGCCCCCCAAGGTCGACGAGGCCGCGCACAAGGCGGCTGTACGGACGCGCAGTGCGGCCCGGACGGCGGCGGACTACACCGTGCCCCGTGTCGAGTACGCCGTGGCGGCGAGCCGCCCCATGGCGGAGGAGGCCACCGCACGCAGTACGGCCGCCCTGGCGGCGCTGCGCGGGCAGGTCACGGCCAAGGAGATCCACAAGCTCGTCAGGAAGCACGAGCGGCGGGCCAAGGCCGGCCGGGCGGCCAAGGGCCTCCTCGTGCTCGGTGTGCTGGCCGGCGGAGCCCTCGCCGCCTGGAAGTGGTGGGACAAGCAGGCCAACCCGGACTGGCTCGTCGAGCCGCCCGCCCCCACCGAGGTGGCTGACGATCGCGCTCCGCTGACCTCGGTGGACGGCAGCAGCACTTCCGTCCTCGACCCCGAGGTCCGCGTCAAGCAGGACGAGGCCGAGTCCGGCTCGGACCGTGCGGACGGCCGGGACGACAACCGCTGA